The Streptomyces sp. WZ-12 genome segment GCCCGAGGAGGTCCCCGCGCTCCTCGCGCCCACGATCCTCGACCACCTCGCCGTCAATCAACGAGGCTGAACCACCCGCAGGACGGCCCCCTTTGATGCGGTTGGCGGCCTTGGCCCGGTGGCCGGAACCGGTCCGAGCACACCTCAAGTGGGCGTCGTACGGCCGACGTTGTACGGTGCACTGGCGGACCGCCCTCGGCGGCCGCCCGGCATCCGGGCCGCCTCGTGCTGCCCCGGTGCCCCACGGTCCACCGCATCCCCGGCACGTCAGGAGAAGGAATCCCATGGTCTTCGGGCGTGCTGAGCGCCGTCGCCGGTCTGCCCCGGCCGAGCCGGTGACGCTCAAGATCCTCGTCGCCGGCGGTTTCGGCGTCGGCAAGACCACCCTGGTGGGCGCGGTCAGCGAGATCCGGCCGCTGCGGACCGAGGAGCATCTGACCGAGGCCGGCCGGCCGGTCGACGACCTGCACGGCGTCGAGGCCAAGTCCACCACCACCGTGGCGATGGACTTCGGCCGGATCACCGTCCACGACGCCCTGGTCCTCTACCTCTTCGGCACCCCCGGCCAGGACCGCTTCTGGTTCCTGTGGGACGAGTTGGCCCGCGGCGCGCTCGGCGCGGTGGTGCTCGCCGACACCCGCCGCCTGGAGGACAGCTTCGCCGCCATCGACTACTTCGAGCGCCGCGGCCTGCCCTTCGTCGTCGCCGTGAACTGCTTCGACGGCGCTGACCGCTACCCCGCCGAGTCCGTCCGGGACGCCCTCGACCTCGACCCCGGGGTGCCGGTGCTGCTCTGCGACGCCCGGGTCCAGGGCTCCGCGCGGGACGTGCTGGTCGCCGTCGTCGAGCACGCGATGCAGCGCAGCGCCCAGCAGCCGGAGCCCGCGCTTCCCTGACGGGGCGCGGAAGTACGGCCCGTACCCCGCCGCCCGGGGCACGGGCCGTACGCTTCTCGGCCGGCGCATCGGCGCGCCGGGTCGGGGCCGGATCGGGACCGCGCCTCAGGACCCCGGACCAGGGTGCCGGTTCAGGGCGCCGGATCGGGCTCCGGAGCGCCGTCCGGGGTCAGCCAACCCAGGCTCCGCGCCACCGCCCGGCGCCAGTTGGCGTACTCCCGCTCCCGGGCCGCCGCCTCCAGACGCGGCGTCCACTCGGCGTCCGGTTGCCAATGGGACCGCAGCTCGTCCAGGTCCTGCCACACCCCGGTCGCCAGTCCGGCCGCGTACGCGGCGCCCAGGCAGGTCGTCTCCGCGACCACCGGGCGGATCACCGGCACCCCCAGCACATCGGCCTGATGCTGCATCAGCAGCCCGTTGGCGGTCATCCCGCCGTCCGCCTTCAGCCGGGTGATCGGCACCCCCGCGTCCTGGACCATCGCGTCCACCACCTCGCGGGTCTGCCAACTGGTCGCCTCCAACACCGCCCGCGCCAGATGGGCCTTGGTGACGTAGCCGGTCAGCCCGGTGATCACCCCGCGGGCGTCGGCGCGCCAGTACGGCGCGAACAGGCCGGAGAACGCCGGGACGACATAGGCGCCGCCGTTGTCCGGGACGCTCGCCGCCAGCGGCTCGATGTCGGCCGCCGACGCGATCAGCCCGAGCTGGTCGCGGAACCACTGCACCAGCGCGCCCGTGACGGCGATCGAGCCCTCCAGGCAGTAGACGGGCCGCTCCCCGCCGAGCCGGTAGCCCACCGTCGTCAGCAGCCCGTTCTTCGACCGGACCGGACGGTCGCCGGTGTTCAGCAGCAGGAACGAGCCGGTGCCGTAGGTGTTCTTGGCCTCGCCGACGCCGTAGCACGCCTGCCCGAAGACCGCCGCCTGCTGGTCGCCCAGCGCCGACGCCACCGGCACGCCGGCCAGTTGACCCACCGCCGTCCCGTACACCTCGGCCGACGACCGGATCTCCGGCAGCACCGCCTCCGGTATCCGCATCGCCGACAGGAGCGCCGGGTCCCACTGGAGGGTGGTCAGGTCCATCAGCATCGTGCGGCTGGCGTTGGTCACGTCCGTGACGTGCACCCCGCCCTCGGTGCCGCCGGTCAGGTTCCAGATCAGCCAGGAGTCGATGGTGCCGAACGCGATCTCGCCGCGCTCGGCGCGGGCCCGCAGCCCCGGTACCGCGTCCAGCAGCCAGGCCGCCTTCGGCCCGGAGAAGTAGCTCGCCAGCGGCAGCCCGGTGGTCTCGCGGAAGCGGTCCTGACCCTCCGCGCCGCCCAGTTCGACGCAGAGCCGGTCGGTGCGGGTGTCCTGCCAGACCACGGCGTGGTGGACCGGTTCGCCGGTGGCCCGGTCCCACAACACCGTGGTCTCCCGCTGGTTGGTGATGCCCAGCGCGCTCAACTGGTCGGCCCGCAGGCCCGCCTTGGCCAGCGCGCCCGCCACCACGTCCTGCACCTTCGCCCAGATCTCGCCGGCGTCGTGCTCCACCCAGCCGGGCCGGGGGAAGATCTGCCGGTGCTCGCGCTGGTCGACGGCGACCACCGCGCCGGAGCGGTCGAAGACGATGCAGCGGCTGGACGTGGTGCCCTGGTCGATCGCGGCGACGTAGCTGCCGTCCGCCGCGCCCCGCCGGCTCCTCGACGGAGCGGTGTGCTGGCTGGTCATCGGTCATGCCTCCCGACGTGCTGGCTGGTCCCGGCCCGATCCCGCGGCCCGCCCCGGCCGGCGGCCCGGGCGCACCCCGTCCGCCGTCAGAACACCGCCGCGTACACCAGCCCCGACAGCGCCGCCCCGATCAGCGGCCCGGCCACCGGGACCCAGGCGTAACCCCAGTCCGACGAGCCCTTGTTGGGGATCGGCAGCAGCGCGTGCGCGAGCCGGGGGCCGAGGTCGCGGGCGGGATTGACGGCGTACCCGGTGGGCCCGCCCAGGGACAGCCCGATGCCGACCGCGAGCAACGCCACCAGCAGCACATTGATCCCGGAGCCGTGGACGCCCACCCGTGCCCCCGGCACCTGGCCGACGACGTCCCCGTTGGCGTACATGGCGGCTCCTTCGCCCTTGCCCGGGGCGGGCCCCGGTCCTCCGTGCAGGGTGCGTGCCATGCCTGGGCGCGGCGGATGCCCGCGGGCATCCGGCGACCGGCAACCGGAAGTGTTCTCCGCGGGTGGGGGAGCGTCAAGGTCGTGCGCCGCTCCCGGTTTCCGCACCGCTGCCCGCGCCCGCCCGGTCCGCCGCCTCCGCCGGTGCCGGCACCCGCGCGTCCGCCCCGCGCCGCACCTCGGTGCGCTCGGCGCCGGGGCGCCCCACCACCCAGCTCGCGCCCGGCAGTTCCTTGGCGGCCTTCTTCAACGGCGCCAGCGCGGCCGCCGCCGCCCCGTGGCCGGTGACGCTGCCCGGCGGGCAGACCACCGTCGCCAGCGACAGCGTCACCGGCATCGTGCCCGCCGCCCAGGCCACGTCCAACAGCGCCGCGGCGAACGGCTCCAGCCCGTCCGACTCGGCCAGCACCAGGAAGTCGTCCCCGCCGATGTGCCCCACCCGGCTGGCCGGCTCCGCCGCCGCCACCTCCGCCAGCGTCCGGCCCACCGCCCGGATCAGCTCATCGCCCGCCGCGAACCCCGCCCCGTCGTTGACCTGCTTGAACCCGTCCACGTCCAGCCAACTCAGCGCGAACTCCCGCCCCTCGGCGATCCGCCGGTCCACCTCGCCGTTGACCGCGTCCGAACCAGGCAGCCGGGTCAGCGGGTTGAGCCGGGCCGCCTCCTCCACCCGGCTCTCGGCCAGCGCCCGCAGGATGTCGGCGAGGTGCACCACTCCGATGCACCGGCCGCGCTCGTCCACCACCGCCACGTCGTCCCCGGTACGGGCCCGCTCCCCGTCCGCGATCACATCCAGCACCTGCCAGGCGGTGGCGTCCACCCCGACCGTCCGCGGCCGGTCCGCCAGCCGCAGCGCCGGCCGGTCCGCGTACAGCGCGTGCCCGTAACGCCCGGACAGCGACAGCAGGAAGCGGTCCCGGTGGATCGCCCGCACCGGCACCCCGTCCGCGTCCACCAGCAGCACCCCCGACACCTCGGGTGAGCCGGTCAGATGGTTGCGCACCGCGTCCGCCGACGCCGACATCGGCAGCAGCGCCGCCGGTTGCAGGAACTGCGCCACCGGCGGGCCGGACGGCGGGCGGTACGGCGCCGGCCGGCCGCCCGCCGGCGACGGCTGCGGGACCGGCAGGTACACCTCCGCCGTCGCCCGCCGCGACGGCGGCGCGAACAGGTGCCCCTGCGCCAACTGCACCCCGGCCTCCCGCACCGCCGCGTACTGCCGCTCGGTCTCCACCCCCTCGATCGCCAGCAGCCCGCCCACCCGCTCGCACAGTTGCCGCATCGCGGCCACCGCCGCCTGCCGCCCCGCATCGCGCTCCAGCCGCACGCACAGCGAACGGTCCAACTTGACCAGATCCGGCGCTAGTTCGCCAAGCAGCCGGAGCGGCAGATCGCCGTCCCCGACGCCGTCCGCGCAGATCCGGTACCCCTCGTCCCGCAGCCCCGCCACCGCCGCCCGCAGCTCCCGCTCGGGCACCTCGGTGAACGGGCCGACCAGATCCAGGGTGATCTCCCCGGGCCGACGCCCCACGTCCCGCACCGCCTTGCCCAGCGGCATCAGCTCCGGCCGCTGCGCGACCGTCCCGGCGCACACGTTGACGTGCAGCGGCAGCAGCGTCTCCTGCTCCGCCGCGGCCCGGACGGCGAGCGCGGCCACCTCGGCGTCCAGATCGGGGGCGCGTCTCGCACAGGTCAACACGTCGACGTCGCCGTCCTCATGGCGGGCGAGCGGCTCCAGCGCGGCGACCGAGCCGGTCGCGAGGTTCACCACGGGCTGGAAGGCGAAGCGGAGCTGGTCGGTCCAGGCAGGCACGAGCAGCAGGATGCCGCCCCACGAGCACCCGTGGCGCCTCGTTCACGCACTGTTCACGCACCCTTCCGGAGCGGGTGGCGGCGGGTGGCAACGGGCGTCGCGGCAGCGGACTTTGACGTGGCGTCACCTCATCGGTGCCGGGTCAGCGAACTCCGCGCGATCGGGAAGTCGAAATAGGTGT includes the following:
- a CDS encoding GTP-binding protein gives rise to the protein MVFGRAERRRRSAPAEPVTLKILVAGGFGVGKTTLVGAVSEIRPLRTEEHLTEAGRPVDDLHGVEAKSTTTVAMDFGRITVHDALVLYLFGTPGQDRFWFLWDELARGALGAVVLADTRRLEDSFAAIDYFERRGLPFVVAVNCFDGADRYPAESVRDALDLDPGVPVLLCDARVQGSARDVLVAVVEHAMQRSAQQPEPALP
- the glpK gene encoding glycerol kinase GlpK, whose amino-acid sequence is MTSQHTAPSRSRRGAADGSYVAAIDQGTTSSRCIVFDRSGAVVAVDQREHRQIFPRPGWVEHDAGEIWAKVQDVVAGALAKAGLRADQLSALGITNQRETTVLWDRATGEPVHHAVVWQDTRTDRLCVELGGAEGQDRFRETTGLPLASYFSGPKAAWLLDAVPGLRARAERGEIAFGTIDSWLIWNLTGGTEGGVHVTDVTNASRTMLMDLTTLQWDPALLSAMRIPEAVLPEIRSSAEVYGTAVGQLAGVPVASALGDQQAAVFGQACYGVGEAKNTYGTGSFLLLNTGDRPVRSKNGLLTTVGYRLGGERPVYCLEGSIAVTGALVQWFRDQLGLIASAADIEPLAASVPDNGGAYVVPAFSGLFAPYWRADARGVITGLTGYVTKAHLARAVLEATSWQTREVVDAMVQDAGVPITRLKADGGMTANGLLMQHQADVLGVPVIRPVVAETTCLGAAYAAGLATGVWQDLDELRSHWQPDAEWTPRLEAAAREREYANWRRAVARSLGWLTPDGAPEPDPAP
- a CDS encoding bifunctional diguanylate cyclase/phosphodiesterase, with amino-acid sequence MPAWTDQLRFAFQPVVNLATGSVAALEPLARHEDGDVDVLTCARRAPDLDAEVAALAVRAAAEQETLLPLHVNVCAGTVAQRPELMPLGKAVRDVGRRPGEITLDLVGPFTEVPERELRAAVAGLRDEGYRICADGVGDGDLPLRLLGELAPDLVKLDRSLCVRLERDAGRQAAVAAMRQLCERVGGLLAIEGVETERQYAAVREAGVQLAQGHLFAPPSRRATAEVYLPVPQPSPAGGRPAPYRPPSGPPVAQFLQPAALLPMSASADAVRNHLTGSPEVSGVLLVDADGVPVRAIHRDRFLLSLSGRYGHALYADRPALRLADRPRTVGVDATAWQVLDVIADGERARTGDDVAVVDERGRCIGVVHLADILRALAESRVEEAARLNPLTRLPGSDAVNGEVDRRIAEGREFALSWLDVDGFKQVNDGAGFAAGDELIRAVGRTLAEVAAAEPASRVGHIGGDDFLVLAESDGLEPFAAALLDVAWAAGTMPVTLSLATVVCPPGSVTGHGAAAAALAPLKKAAKELPGASWVVGRPGAERTEVRRGADARVPAPAEAADRAGAGSGAETGSGARP